A stretch of the Dendrosporobacter quercicolus genome encodes the following:
- a CDS encoding ABC transporter permease, with amino-acid sequence MTVFKKLPFLYQLAAVVLALFAVCAIFAPVLAPYDPNRVLPDETLQPCSAAHWLGTDALGRDVFSRILYGARISIGFAVTAALCTALLGVSLGLLGGYFGGMADAGIQLLVNIFQGLPGMSMMIAIAGVMGPSTFSLLLAVTLTSWAGFSRIVRGEVLRIREESYIEGVRSLGGSDSYILLHYLLPNLFNSLIILFTVRIAAVVLSVASLSFLGLGMQPPQADWGVMINDAKSYFRSYPNLLLAPGFCILALCASIHLTGDALRDIFSIPKSIDKPY; translated from the coding sequence ATGACTGTGTTTAAAAAACTTCCTTTCCTGTACCAGCTTGCTGCGGTTGTTTTGGCCTTGTTTGCGGTCTGCGCCATTTTCGCTCCGGTCCTTGCTCCCTATGATCCCAATCGGGTGCTGCCGGATGAAACGCTGCAGCCTTGCTCGGCAGCTCATTGGCTGGGAACGGATGCTTTGGGCCGGGATGTGTTCAGCCGTATCCTGTACGGGGCGAGAATTTCCATCGGTTTTGCCGTGACGGCGGCCCTGTGCACAGCGCTGCTCGGGGTCTCTCTGGGGCTGCTCGGCGGCTATTTTGGCGGAATGGCCGATGCTGGCATTCAGTTGCTGGTCAATATATTCCAGGGGCTGCCGGGGATGTCCATGATGATTGCGATTGCCGGGGTTATGGGGCCAAGTACGTTCAGCCTGCTGCTGGCTGTTACCTTAACCTCATGGGCGGGTTTCTCCCGAATTGTGCGCGGCGAGGTGTTGAGAATACGGGAAGAAAGCTATATCGAAGGTGTCCGCAGCCTGGGCGGCAGTGATTCCTACATTCTGCTTCATTATCTATTGCCGAATCTGTTCAATTCCCTGATCATCCTGTTTACGGTACGAATCGCTGCGGTAGTGCTGTCCGTAGCCTCGCTGAGTTTTTTGGGTCTTGGCATGCAGCCGCCGCAAGCCGACTGGGGCGTTATGATCAATGACGCCAAAAGCTATTTCCGCAGTTATCCTAATCTGCTGTTAGCGCCCGGTTTCTGCATCTTAGCTTTATGCGCCAGCATTCATTTAACCGGCGATGCCCTGCGCGATATTTTCAGTATTCCCAAAAGCATTGACAAACCATATTGA
- a CDS encoding ABC transporter permease: MMNSVLFYAAKKILMIIPVWLGITAAAFILGVISPSDPAVMLLSMDGISAPGAQEIAAKRQELGLDRPYVLQYLSWLMQVLHGDLGLSYITQQPVLDELLLRLPVTISLAAAALLLVVVTGIPLGIFMAYKKDARSDFALRASAVATTSVPAFWLSIVLMWLFAEKLQLLPTSGYGTPAQLIMPALALAAGTTGTLMRLQRAALLEVLEQNYILTVKAKGLPLSFIIRKHGLVNALIPVITLLGNYFGAILGGSAVVESIFALPGLGSYVLEGIRGRDYPAVQGYVLFTGLVFTAVNLLIDLTYLLLNPQIRLGGKQ; this comes from the coding sequence ATGATGAACAGTGTTTTGTTTTATGCGGCAAAGAAGATCCTGATGATTATTCCGGTGTGGCTGGGCATTACGGCGGCCGCCTTTATCCTCGGCGTTATTTCGCCAAGCGACCCCGCCGTAATGCTGCTCAGTATGGACGGCATTTCCGCTCCCGGCGCGCAGGAAATTGCCGCCAAGCGGCAGGAACTGGGCTTAGACCGTCCCTATGTCCTGCAGTATCTGTCGTGGCTGATGCAGGTGCTACACGGCGATTTAGGCCTGTCCTACATAACGCAGCAGCCGGTTTTGGATGAATTGCTGCTGCGGCTGCCAGTGACGATCAGTCTGGCGGCAGCGGCCTTGCTGCTGGTGGTTGTTACAGGGATCCCGCTGGGGATTTTTATGGCTTATAAAAAAGATGCCCGGAGTGATTTCGCGCTCAGGGCGTCGGCTGTGGCCACCACGTCAGTCCCGGCATTCTGGCTGTCCATCGTGCTGATGTGGCTGTTTGCGGAAAAGCTGCAGCTGTTGCCTACCAGCGGCTATGGAACACCGGCTCAGCTGATTATGCCCGCTTTGGCCCTGGCGGCGGGAACAACCGGTACTTTGATGCGCCTGCAGCGCGCCGCCCTGTTGGAGGTGCTGGAGCAAAATTACATCCTTACGGTAAAAGCCAAGGGTTTGCCGCTGTCCTTCATTATCCGCAAGCACGGTCTGGTTAACGCGCTGATTCCGGTCATTACCCTGCTGGGGAATTACTTTGGCGCGATCCTCGGCGGTTCCGCCGTGGTTGAATCCATTTTTGCTTTGCCGGGTTTGGGCAGTTATGTATTGGAAGGGATCAGAGGACGGGATTATCCGGCTGTTCAGGGCTACGTCCTCTTCACCGGACTGGTCTTTACCGCAGTTAATTTGCTGATCGATCTCACTTATCTATTGCTTAATCCCCAAATAAGGCTGGGAGGAAAACAATGA
- a CDS encoding ABC transporter ATP-binding protein, whose protein sequence is MDKHIYLENITVAFPAKAGTVQAVNQVDAVFNSGEITGIIGETGSGKSVLGRSVLRLTAANSRITGRIIYKNADLLQLSEAELNQIRGKTIAFIPQNPDTAFDPTMTIGQQIMEGPVYHKKTPQAAAKLLAIRQLQRYAFPEPHKIVNSYPFQLSGGMRQRTLCAMSTALSPEWLIADEPTKGLDAMIRRQVCQLFFDLKENMQVSIIMITHDLRLAQKLCDTIIVLYAGTIFEQGTAGELFQTPLHPYTGGLLNAQPHKSLLPLPGMPPSLIDLPPGCKFQPRCPEQTELCRLQEPALQAVNGRRVRCWKYA, encoded by the coding sequence TTGGATAAACATATCTATTTAGAAAACATTACAGTCGCTTTTCCGGCAAAAGCAGGAACAGTGCAGGCGGTGAACCAGGTTGACGCCGTTTTCAACAGCGGGGAAATCACCGGCATCATCGGCGAAACGGGCAGCGGCAAATCGGTTTTGGGGAGGTCTGTTTTACGTCTGACGGCGGCGAATAGCAGGATAACCGGCAGGATTATTTACAAAAATGCCGACTTATTGCAATTAAGCGAAGCAGAGTTGAATCAGATCCGCGGCAAAACGATTGCTTTTATACCGCAAAATCCGGATACGGCCTTTGATCCGACGATGACAATCGGCCAACAAATTATGGAAGGGCCTGTCTATCATAAAAAAACGCCGCAAGCTGCGGCTAAATTGCTGGCAATCAGGCAATTGCAGCGGTACGCTTTTCCTGAACCGCATAAAATAGTAAACAGCTACCCCTTTCAGTTAAGCGGCGGCATGCGCCAAAGGACCTTATGCGCCATGAGTACCGCGCTTTCGCCGGAATGGCTTATTGCCGATGAGCCGACCAAAGGCTTGGACGCGATGATCCGCCGGCAGGTATGCCAACTATTTTTTGATTTGAAAGAAAACATGCAGGTCAGCATCATTATGATCACTCATGATTTAAGACTGGCCCAAAAGCTATGCGATACCATTATCGTGCTTTATGCCGGGACAATTTTTGAACAGGGGACGGCTGGCGAGCTGTTTCAGACGCCGCTGCATCCCTATACCGGCGGGTTGTTGAATGCCCAGCCGCACAAAAGCCTGTTGCCGCTGCCGGGAATGCCCCCCAGCCTCATTGACCTGCCCCCTGGCTGCAAATTCCAGCCCCGCTGTCCTGAGCAAACAGAGCTGTGCCGTCTACAGGAGCCGGCTTTGCAGGCAGTAAACGGCCGCCGGGTGAGGTGCTGGAAGTATGCTTGA